The Chengkuizengella sediminis genomic interval TTCAACAGCGACACCTGAAAAGTGAATATCAAAAGGTGGATTAGGTTTTGTCACTTTGACTATAATTTCATTGATCTTAGTATAAGTTTTCAACACTATTGATGCAATATTTTCTGCCAAAGCTTCAATTAGTTGATATGAATGTCCCTCCACAATTCCTTTAATCACATCGTATACTTCGGCATAATTGATAGTCTGATTTAAATCATCACTCTTCCCTGCTGATTGTAAATCAAAAAAAAGGGTAGTGTCTATGTAAAATTTCTGACCTAATTTTCTCTCCTCAGGAAAAACACCATGGTAACCGTAAAACTCCATTTTTTCCATTATTATTTTATCCAATTTTAAAACTCCCTTATTCCATTTTTTAATAACCTTTTAATAACATTGCATCCGTCATTGTTGCTACCCGTTTCATTTCTTTAATGTCATGAACACGAACGATTTGACA includes:
- the folB gene encoding dihydroneopterin aldolase, which translates into the protein MEKMEFYGYHGVFPEERKLGQKFYIDTTLFFDLQSAGKSDDLNQTINYAEVYDVIKGIVEGHSYQLIEALAENIASIVLKTYTKINEIIVKVTKPNPPFDIHFSGVAVEIHRKSV